From a single Maylandia zebra isolate NMK-2024a linkage group LG3, Mzebra_GT3a, whole genome shotgun sequence genomic region:
- the LOC101487942 gene encoding uncharacterized protein LOC101487942 — MPPSANVDAACDSLHSVVSRLPSQLCRDPPDTRTVQSWLEEGDEALKDCFESTMWKAICDDHGEDIDSRHASNTVLPTVMKDTLENSGVDHHLTTCILDYLTGRLQYVRTQDCWISVLAFEFHSVEVQPGEEVTLQCSNLSSYPVHLFWFRSTNRPNASRISSMYSPEGNVTFYEGFQNGKFSMTSNISVLFLEIKQVDLSDSGLYFCGQPSSEKSIVYGATNLKVHEGRSQNPSTMILGSLTVFLLLVITGLIVKIRKFHTAQDDGQNPQRSENVDSGAMNYAALSFPLRAKIRRSAPQRELETNVVYSATR; from the exons ATGCCCCCCTCGGCCAACGTAgatgcagcctgtgactctctccactctgtggtcagcagactgcCATCCCAAT tgTGCAGGGACCCACCAGACACCCGCACAGTGCAGAGCTGGTTGGAGGAGGGCGACGAGGCTCTTAAAGATTGTTTTGAGTCTACTATGTGGAAGGCGATCTGTGACGACCACggagaggacatcgacagccGGCA tgcctctAACACCGTTCTTCCCACAGTCATGAAGGACACGCTGGAGAACtcaggagtggaccatcacctcacaaCATGCatactggactacctcaccggcCGACTACAGTACGTGAGAACTCAGGACT GTTGGATCTCTGTCTTAGCCTTCGAGTTTCACTCTGTGGAGGTTCAGCCTGGTGAAGAAGTCACGCTGCAGTGCTCCAACCTTAGCAGTTATCCTGTTCACCTATTCTGGTTCAGAAGTACCAACAGACCGAACGCTAGCAGGATCTCATCTATGTACAGCCCTGAGGGCAATGTGACTTTCTATGAAGGATTTCAAAATGGCAAATTTAGCATGACATCCAACATCTCTGTGCTATTTCTTGAGATCAAACAAGTGGATTTATCTGACTCTGGGCTGTATTTCTGTGGCCAGCCCAGTTCTGAAAAGTCCATAGTTTATGGTGCAACAAATTTAAAGGTTCATG AAGGTAGATCACAAAATCCATCCACTATGATCCTGGgcagtttaactgttttccttcTACTGGTCATCACTGGTCTGATTGTCAAGATCAGGAAATTTCATACAG CTCAAGATGATGGACAGAATCCACAACGCAGTGAG AATGTGGACTCTGGTGCCATGAACTATGCAGCACTGAGTTTCCCTCTGAGAGCAAAAATCAGAAGGTCTGCACCACAGAGAGAGCTGGAGACAAATGTTGTGTACTCTGCTACGAGATAG